The Gemmata palustris genome includes a region encoding these proteins:
- a CDS encoding serine/threonine-protein kinase: MSNDRSHGSKSCPDLNPDPNDARCEKTVVVQNPTRDTPPPVGRSQFIRQPITDVIGQFEVLEAIGQGGFGTVQKAFDPKLQRIVAIKVMSAELAVTSPARKRFLREARAAAAVCHENVVHIYAVESDPSPHLVMEYVSGGSLQEMLTRSGPLDAQEVVRLGAQIARGLAAAHAHGLVHRDVKPANVLLEPGSPPRAKLTDFGVARAADDASLTQSGMIVGTPMYMAPEQARGDPVDHRADLFSLGSVLYAMVTGRPPFRASNSLAVLKRVSEDTPRPVREIIPEVPEWLCEIIARLHAREPGDRFQSASEVADLLEHGLVAGADGAARQRPASRLKSSVSRYLLPALTLLVGVVAAIAFMSFRSAEKITSNGTAEGAKVPATPPVRAESLTPHQKFGRAATELHRLNPEFKGQIIPTFAEDQLIGLELTDCNAVRDLSPLRDLHELQKLVAWNTEVVDLNPLRGLPLRHLCLNNDFQLCDLSPLAGMPLECLEVWGFGGGDLLPLAGMPLRILNCGGGGRKLDLAPLKGQPLKFLCINQTGTDDLSPLRGVALEGLLIESTPIRDLGPIKGMQLRKASLKGSRVTDLSLLRGMPLEEVTYDFVLERDAEFLRSFSGLKRINEGPPEEFWKGAGKR, from the coding sequence ATGAGCAATGACCGCTCGCACGGCAGCAAGTCGTGCCCGGATCTGAATCCCGATCCGAACGACGCAAGATGCGAGAAGACGGTCGTCGTACAGAATCCGACACGGGACACCCCGCCGCCCGTCGGGCGATCGCAGTTCATCCGTCAACCGATCACGGATGTGATCGGACAATTCGAGGTACTGGAGGCGATCGGCCAGGGCGGGTTCGGGACCGTCCAGAAGGCGTTCGATCCGAAGCTACAGCGCATTGTCGCCATCAAGGTGATGTCCGCGGAACTGGCAGTTACGTCGCCGGCCCGCAAACGGTTCCTTCGCGAGGCCCGGGCCGCGGCCGCCGTCTGCCACGAAAACGTCGTCCACATCTACGCGGTCGAGAGCGATCCGAGCCCGCACCTCGTCATGGAGTACGTCTCCGGCGGGTCACTGCAGGAAATGCTCACACGTTCCGGTCCGCTCGACGCCCAAGAGGTGGTACGACTCGGGGCGCAGATCGCCCGCGGGTTGGCCGCGGCCCACGCACACGGGCTGGTTCATAGGGACGTCAAGCCCGCAAACGTGCTGCTCGAGCCCGGCTCTCCGCCCCGCGCGAAGTTGACCGACTTCGGGGTCGCCCGAGCGGCCGACGACGCCAGCCTGACTCAGAGCGGCATGATCGTCGGCACGCCGATGTATATGGCTCCGGAACAAGCCCGGGGCGATCCCGTCGATCACCGGGCGGACCTGTTCAGCCTCGGCAGCGTGCTTTACGCGATGGTCACCGGCCGACCGCCGTTCCGTGCGAGCAACAGTCTCGCGGTGCTGAAACGTGTGTCCGAGGACACCCCGAGGCCGGTTCGAGAGATCATTCCTGAAGTGCCGGAGTGGCTGTGCGAGATCATTGCCCGGCTCCACGCCCGCGAACCGGGCGACCGCTTCCAGTCCGCGTCAGAAGTAGCAGACCTTCTTGAGCATGGGCTGGTGGCGGGTGCCGACGGTGCGGCACGACAACGCCCGGCGAGCCGACTCAAGTCGAGTGTGAGCCGCTACCTTCTGCCGGCGCTGACGTTGCTGGTGGGTGTCGTCGCTGCAATTGCATTTATGTCTTTCCGATCTGCCGAGAAGATCACGAGCAATGGCACCGCGGAGGGTGCTAAAGTCCCGGCAACGCCCCCGGTGCGGGCCGAGTCCCTGACACCTCATCAGAAATTCGGACGCGCCGCGACCGAGTTGCACCGGCTGAACCCGGAGTTTAAGGGGCAGATCATCCCGACGTTTGCCGAGGACCAGTTGATCGGACTGGAGCTGACCGACTGCAATGCCGTCCGAGATCTATCGCCGCTCCGCGACCTTCATGAGCTGCAGAAACTCGTCGCTTGGAACACCGAGGTAGTCGATCTGAATCCGCTACGGGGGCTCCCACTTCGGCACCTCTGTCTCAACAACGATTTTCAGCTCTGTGACCTGTCGCCCCTCGCGGGTATGCCGCTCGAGTGCCTGGAGGTGTGGGGCTTCGGGGGCGGCGACCTGTTGCCCCTGGCAGGGATGCCGCTGCGGATCCTGAACTGTGGTGGCGGCGGGCGCAAACTCGATCTGGCACCGCTCAAGGGGCAACCGCTGAAATTCCTTTGTATCAATCAGACCGGCACGGACGACCTATCGCCACTGCGGGGAGTGGCGCTCGAGGGACTGTTGATCGAGAGTACCCCGATCCGCGACTTGGGGCCGATCAAGGGGATGCAGTTACGTAAGGCATCGCTCAAGGGCTCGCGTGTAACGGACTTGAGCCTACTGCGTGGAATGCCACTCGAAGAAGTGACCTACGACTTCGTCCTCGAACGAGACGCCGAGTTCCTCCGTTCCTTCTCGGGATTGAAACGCATCAACGAAGGGCCACCGGAAGAATTCTGGAAAGGTGCGGGGAAACGGTGA
- a CDS encoding PEP-CTERM sorting domain-containing protein, translated as MLRIALALITAALCTGPATAGFTIAEYTGPASGTSVSTFAIGQSFTTSTGGPWDQITFNFFAPGGATTPVASGTLYLLDKEYFGKPVDLSASTPGFLATGAATAAGVYVFDSGVTLQAQTQYFVYTSAAFGSSIAVRLPGDYDGGKEYTTSPNSNYSAIFGGQVDALFRVQGELAGPTPMAAPEPASLTLGLLGVGGLLALRRRLA; from the coding sequence ATGCTTCGTATTGCCCTTGCTCTTATCACCGCTGCCCTGTGCACGGGGCCGGCCACCGCCGGGTTCACGATCGCCGAGTACACGGGTCCGGCCAGCGGGACCAGTGTCAGCACGTTCGCCATCGGGCAGTCGTTCACCACATCGACCGGTGGCCCCTGGGATCAGATCACGTTCAACTTCTTCGCTCCGGGCGGGGCGACAACGCCGGTCGCCTCGGGCACGCTCTACTTGCTCGACAAGGAATATTTCGGGAAGCCGGTCGACCTGAGCGCTTCTACTCCCGGGTTCCTGGCGACGGGCGCTGCGACGGCCGCCGGGGTGTACGTGTTCGACTCGGGCGTGACGCTCCAGGCTCAGACCCAGTACTTCGTGTACACGAGCGCCGCTTTTGGATCGAGCATCGCGGTCCGACTGCCCGGCGATTACGACGGCGGAAAAGAGTACACAACCAGCCCGAACTCTAACTACTCGGCGATATTCGGGGGCCAGGTCGATGCCCTGTTCCGGGTACAAGGGGAATTAGCCGGCCCGACCCCGATGGCTGCTCCCGAACCGGCGTCGCTCACACTCGGGCTGCTCGGGGTCGGAGGGCTATTGGCTCTGCGCCGCCGGCTGGCCTGA
- a CDS encoding serine/threonine-protein kinase, translating to MPDSNDPARITDPRLGSLLISASDHFGVTKHPASWGSAALAFGPPVAGGEVGTLGPYRVVKELGRGAMGAVYLARDTRLDRDLALKVMLPEFTADAEAKERFLREAKAAARISHDNVVTVYEADERDGIPYIAMQLLQGVSLDAFLQNKGAPALRSAVRIAREAALGLAAAHELGTVHRDIKPANLWLEAPRGRVKLLDFGLARPGGADNELTKSGAVLGTPAFMSPEQALGERVDHRTDLFSLGAVLYLLCTRQLPFQGASVGAVLLALGTKEPKPVRAQNVNVPESLAELIHQLLAKDPERRPQTAAAVANRLQEILEQPAGLAAPGTAEGPGAPPAPSNSQVAGADPWTTRTPSSASQRGGHLAAKPGEPRLLRSMAVVAITPPMPPDEEQEEKTTIGATRTVISSGVLWEGTREESRKRAREENARGEDEGADLERPDRPRRRKAKGGARGKKARVIPVLIGTGAAVLVAAFVGVALIVAGGKPKATDSVQQETVKGFTAAKRGDEVSTIGSARKDLKNESPTADGGPIDLLALADPKAHAVLGEWKKNGKSLVGVNPTFPGVLQLPYEPGDEYDIEATVRRVSGDEYFGFQLVAGGHRINVAIDTWPSKGYFSGMGNIAGESLLNNGTGVKGRQLVQAGTDYAVACSVRKGKIDVLVNGTVITSYKGAFTHFWIHSDFRTPNEKALAIQIGYTTPFQIDRLVVTPVSGNGKILK from the coding sequence ATGCCCGATTCAAACGACCCGGCGCGGATCACCGATCCGCGCCTGGGGAGCCTGCTGATCTCCGCCTCGGACCACTTCGGCGTAACCAAGCACCCCGCGTCGTGGGGCTCTGCCGCGCTCGCCTTCGGCCCGCCCGTGGCGGGGGGCGAGGTGGGAACACTCGGGCCCTACCGCGTCGTGAAGGAACTGGGCCGGGGCGCGATGGGTGCCGTCTACCTGGCGCGGGACACGCGCCTGGACCGCGACCTGGCGCTGAAGGTGATGCTGCCGGAATTCACCGCCGACGCGGAGGCGAAGGAGCGCTTCCTCCGCGAGGCGAAGGCCGCCGCCCGGATCAGCCACGACAACGTGGTGACCGTGTACGAGGCCGACGAGCGCGACGGCATCCCGTACATCGCCATGCAGCTCCTCCAGGGGGTATCGCTGGACGCCTTCCTCCAGAACAAGGGTGCCCCGGCGCTGCGCAGTGCCGTGCGGATCGCACGGGAGGCGGCCCTGGGTTTGGCCGCGGCCCACGAGCTCGGCACCGTGCACCGTGACATCAAACCCGCGAACCTGTGGCTGGAGGCGCCCCGCGGCCGGGTCAAGCTGCTCGACTTCGGTCTGGCCCGGCCCGGCGGTGCGGACAACGAGCTCACCAAGAGCGGTGCGGTGCTCGGCACTCCGGCATTCATGTCGCCAGAGCAGGCGCTCGGCGAGCGGGTGGACCACCGCACCGACCTCTTCTCACTGGGCGCGGTCCTCTACCTGCTCTGCACGAGGCAGCTCCCCTTCCAGGGGGCGAGCGTGGGTGCCGTGCTACTGGCTCTTGGCACCAAGGAGCCGAAACCCGTCCGCGCGCAAAACGTCAACGTTCCCGAGTCTCTAGCGGAACTGATCCACCAACTCCTCGCGAAGGATCCGGAGCGGCGCCCGCAGACCGCGGCGGCAGTTGCCAATCGCTTGCAAGAGATCTTGGAACAGCCCGCGGGCCTTGCCGCGCCCGGCACGGCCGAGGGGCCGGGCGCGCCGCCCGCGCCCTCCAACTCGCAAGTGGCGGGCGCCGACCCGTGGACGACCCGGACCCCGTCGAGCGCATCGCAGCGGGGAGGGCACCTCGCCGCGAAGCCGGGCGAGCCGAGGTTGCTCCGCTCGATGGCGGTCGTCGCCATCACGCCGCCAATGCCGCCCGACGAGGAGCAGGAGGAGAAGACGACGATCGGCGCGACGCGCACGGTCATTTCGTCCGGAGTCCTCTGGGAGGGGACGCGGGAGGAATCGCGGAAGAGAGCGCGGGAGGAGAACGCGCGAGGGGAGGACGAAGGCGCCGATCTAGAGCGCCCCGACCGACCGAGGCGGAGGAAGGCAAAGGGGGGAGCGCGGGGAAAGAAGGCCCGCGTCATACCGGTCCTCATCGGGACCGGTGCCGCGGTTCTGGTCGCCGCCTTCGTAGGCGTAGCTCTAATCGTGGCCGGAGGGAAGCCGAAGGCGACGGATTCCGTGCAGCAAGAGACGGTCAAAGGATTCACAGCGGCCAAGAGGGGAGATGAAGTATCGACGATCGGGTCCGCGCGGAAGGATCTCAAGAACGAAAGTCCGACAGCCGACGGGGGCCCGATCGACCTCCTCGCTCTCGCGGACCCGAAGGCTCACGCCGTCCTCGGAGAGTGGAAGAAGAACGGGAAATCACTTGTGGGTGTTAATCCGACGTTTCCAGGGGTGCTGCAACTACCATACGAGCCGGGCGACGAGTACGACATCGAAGCGACGGTACGGCGCGTCTCGGGGGATGAGTATTTTGGTTTTCAACTGGTCGCGGGCGGCCACCGGATCAACGTGGCGATCGACACGTGGCCGTCCAAAGGCTACTTCAGCGGAATGGGGAATATCGCCGGGGAAAGCCTGCTCAATAACGGAACGGGAGTGAAGGGCCGCCAGCTCGTTCAGGCCGGAACGGATTATGCGGTCGCCTGTTCCGTCCGGAAGGGGAAGATCGACGTCTTGGTTAATGGAACGGTAATCACCTCCTACAAGGGCGCGTTTACTCACTTCTGGATCCATTCCGACTTCCGCACACCGAACGAAAAGGCGCTGGCCATTCAAATCGGCTACACAACACCCTTCCAGATCGACCGCCTCGTGGTGACGCCCGTAAGTGGGAACGGTAAGATACTCAAGTAA
- a CDS encoding ArsR/SmtB family transcription factor: protein MIPLPARTLKPTRTPIARTASAPNEQAGWIAAIGEPTRLALIRALAVGAQTVTNLAREVGTEMVNVSHHLKIMKGTELVTVQKDGRFMIYALEWCGRGERDAGADAHIRGQSSLAAGVRRPRRAGSPYVLAGSDY, encoded by the coding sequence ATGATCCCTTTGCCCGCCCGAACCCTTAAGCCCACCCGAACCCCAATAGCCCGAACCGCATCCGCCCCGAACGAGCAAGCTGGCTGGATCGCGGCCATCGGCGAACCGACGCGCCTGGCCCTGATCCGCGCCCTAGCCGTCGGCGCACAGACGGTGACGAATCTGGCCCGCGAGGTCGGTACCGAGATGGTAAACGTATCGCACCACCTCAAGATCATGAAGGGCACCGAACTGGTTACCGTCCAGAAGGACGGGCGGTTCATGATCTACGCGCTGGAGTGGTGCGGCCGTGGCGAAAGGGATGCTGGAGCTGACGCACACATCCGGGGCCAAAGTAGTCTTGCCGCTGGAGTGAGGCGCCCGCGGCGCGCCGGTTCGCCCTACGTTCTTGCGGGAAGCGATTACTGA